Genomic segment of Streptomyces alboniger:
CAGAGCACCCCCAAGGCTCAGGAGCCAGATCAATCGTTGGAGGCCAACCGCAGCAAGTGGTCCGCCAGCGCCTGACCCCCCGCCGGCTCCCTGCTGATCAGCATCAGCGTGTCGTCGCCCGCGATCGTCCCGAGGACGTCGTGCAGCTCGGCCTGGTCGATGGCCGAGGCGAGGAACTGGGCCGCGCCCGGCGGCGTACGGAGCACGACGAGGTTGGCCGAGGCCTCCGCGGAGATCAGCAGCTCCGCGGAGAGACGCCGCATCCGCTCTTCCTTGGCCGACTCCCCGAGCGGCGCGCGCGGGGTGCGGAAACCGCCCTCGCTCGGCACGGCGTAGATGAGGTCGCCCTCGGCGTTGCGGATCTTGACCGCGTTCAGCTCGTCCAGGTCGCGGGAGAGCGTCGCCTGCGTGACGGTCAGGCCGTCGTCGGCGAGCAGCTTCGCCAGCTGGCTCTGGGAGCGCACCGGCTGCCGGTTGAGGATGTCCACGATCCGGCGGTGGCGTGCGGTGCGGGTCTGCGGCACGGCGGGACCCGCGTGGTCGCCGTGCTCGTTGCCTTGCGCCTGGCTCATCGTCGTCTCATTCTCCGGATCGTCCGTCCCCGTCGGCTTCAAGAGCCTTGTCCAGGATGCCGGACAGCGCCCGGAGGAACGCGTCCACCTCGTCGCCGCGCACGTTCAGCGGTGGCATCAGCCGTACGACATCGGGGGCGGGCGCGTTCACCAGGAAGCCGGCGTCCTGAGCCGCCTGCTGCGCCCGCGGCGCGAGCGGCTCGGTGAGCACGATACCCAGCAGCAGGCCCGAGCCCCTGACATGCCCTACGAGCGGGTGTCCGAGTGACTCGATTCCGTCGCGCAGCTTCTCGCCCGCCCGCTTGGTGTTCTCCAGCAGGCCCTCGGCGGCGATGGTGTCGACGACCGCGAGCCCGGCGGCGCACGCGACGGGGTTGCCGCCGAACGTCGTGCCGTGGTGACCGGGCTTGAACAGCTCCGCCGCCGCGCCGAACGCGACGGTCGCGCCGAGCGGCAGGCCGCCGCCGAGACCCTTCGCGAGTGTGACGACGTCGGGCTCCACGCCGTCGTGCGCCAGGTGCTCGAACCAGTGCCCGGTCCGGCCGATTCCGGTCTGCACCTCGTCGAGGACGAGGAGGGTCCCGGTGGCCCGGGTGATCTCCCTGGCGGCCCGCAGATAGCCGGCGGGCGGCATGACGACGCCGCTCTCGCCCTGGATCGGCTCGATGATCACGAAGGCGGTCTCGGTGGTGACGGCCGCGCGCAGAGCCTCCACATCGCCGTACGGGACGTGCGTGACGTCACCGGGCAGCGGGAGGAACGGCTCCTGTTTGCCGGGCTGGCCGGTGAGGGCGAGCGCCCCCATGGTCCGGCCGTGGAAGCCGCCGTCGGTGGCGACCATGTGCGATCGGCCGGTCAGCCGGCCGATCTTGAAGGCGCCTTCGTTGGCCTCGGCACCGGAGTTGCAGAAGAACACACGGCCTTCGCGCCCGAAGAGCTGGAGCAGCCGTTCGGCGAGCGCCACGGGCGGCTCGGCGACGAAGAGGTTCGAGACGTGGCCGAGCGAGGCGACCTGGGCGCTCACGGCCTCGACGACCGCCGGGTGCGCGTGGCCGAGCGCGTTGACCGCGATGCCGCCGACGAAGTCGACGTACTCCTTGCCGTCGGCGTCCCACAGCTTGGTGCCCGCGCCGCGCACGAGGGGCAGCCGCGGCGTGCCGTAGTTGTCCATGAGCGCGCTCTGCCAGCGCGTGGTCAGCTCCTGGTTGCTCATGACTCCCCCTCGGTGCCGGTGCTGTTGGCGGTGCCGGTGCTGGTGGCGTCGGGCACGACCATCGTGCCGATGCCCTCGTCGGTGAAGATCTCCAGCAGGATCGAGTGCTGGACCCGCCCGTCGATGACCCGGGCGGTCTCGACGCCGTTTCGTACGGCGTGCAGACAGCCCTCCATCTTCGGGACCATGCCGCTGGCCAGCTCGGGCAGGAGCTTCTCCAGCTCCTTCGCGGTGAGCCTGCTGATGACCTCGTCGGAGTTCGGCCAGTCCTCGTACAGGCCCTCGACGTCGGTCAGGACCATCAGGGTCTCGGCACCAAGCGCCGCAGCGAGTGCCGCAGCCGCCGTATCAGCATTGACGTTGTAGACATGCCCCTTGTCGCTTTCGTCCTGGGAACGGGCGATCGAAGAGACGACCGGGATGCGGCCGTCGGCGAGCAGCGCCTGGATGGCGCCCGTGTCGATCTTGGTGATCTCGCCGACCCGGCCGATGTCGACCAGTTCGCCCTCGATGCGGGGCTGGTGCTTGGTGGCGGTGATGGTGTGCGCGTCCTCGCCGGTGAGGCCGACGGCGAGCGGGCCGTGCCGGTTGAGCAGCCCGACCAGTTCGCGCTGCACCTGGCCGGCGAGCACCATGCGTACGACGTCCATGGCTTCCTCGGTGGTGACGCGCAGGCCGGCCTTGAACTCGCTGACGATGCCGTGCCGGTCGAGGGCCTTGCTGATCTGGGGGCCGCCGCCGTGCACGACGACGGGCTTGAGGCCCGCGTGGTGGAGGAAGACGACGTCCTGGGCGAAGGCGGCCTTCAGGTCGTCGTCGACCATGGCGTTGCCGCCGAACTTGATGACGACGGTCTTGCCGCGGTGCCGGGTCAGCCAGGGCAGCGCCTCGATGAGGGTCTGGGCCTTGGGCAGCGCGGTGTGCTTACGCGCGGTGGGCTGGCTCATGAGCTGTACGCGCTGTTCTCGTGGACGTAGTCGGCGGTGAGGTCGTTGGTCCAGATGGTGGCGCTCTCGTCGCCCGCGGCCAGGTCGGCGGTGACGACGATCTCCCGGTAGCGCATGTCGACGAGGTCGCGGTCCTCGCCCACGGAGCCGTTCTTGCAGACCCAGACGCCGTTGATGGCGACGTTGAGCCGGTCGGGGTCGAAGGCGGCGGACGTGGTGCCGATCGCGGAGAGCACCCGGCCCCAGTTGGGGTCCTCGCCGTGCAGGGCGCACTTGAGGAGGTTGTTGCGGGCGATGGACCGGCCGACCTCGACGGCGTCGGCCTCGCTCGCCGCGTTCACGACCTCGACCTTGATGTCCTTGCTGGCGCCCTCGGCGTCGCGGATGAGCTGGCGGCCCAGGTCGTCGCAGACCTCGCGGACGGCCTCGGCGAACTCGGCGTACTCGGGGGTGACTTCGGCCGCTCCGGAGGCGAGCAGCAGCACGGTGTCGTTGGTGGACATGCAGCCGTCGGAGTCGACCCGGTCGAAGGTGAGCCGGGTGGCGTCCCGCAGCGCCCTGTCCAGGACGCCGGCCTCGACGTCGGCGTCGGTGGTCAGCACGACCAGCATCGTGGCGAGGCCGGGGGCGAGCATGCCCGCGCCCTTGGCCATGCCGCCGACGGTCCAGCCGTCCCTGGTCACGACGGACGTCTTGTGGACGCTGTCGGTGGTCTTGATGGCGATGGCGGCCTTCTCGCCGCCGTGCGCGGAGAGTTGACCGGCGGCCTTCTCGACGCCCGGCAGGAGCTTGTCCATCGGCAGCGTCACGCCGATGAGCCCGGTCGACGCGACGGCGACCTCGCCCGCGTTGAGGGACAGGACCTCGGCCACCTTCTCGGCGGTCGCGTGCGTGTCCTGGAAGCCCTTGGGGCCCGTACAGGCGTTGGCGCCGCCGGAGTTGAGGACGACGGCGGAGACGAGTCCGCCCTTGAGCACCTGCTCCGACCAGAGGACGGGGGCGGCCTTGACGCGGTTGGAGGTGAACACGCCCGCGGCGGCGAGGCGGGGCCCGGTGTTGACCACGAGGGCCAGGTCCGGGTTGCCGTTCTCCTTGATCCCGGCGGCGATGCCCGCCGCCGTGAATCCCTTGGCTGCCGTCACACTCACGGCGCGACTCCGATCGTAGTAAGCCCGGTGGCCTCGTCGAGGCCGAGGGCGATGTTCATGCTCTGCAGGGCACCGCCCGCGGTGCCCTTGGTGAGGTTGTCGATGGCGCTGATCACGATCACGCGGCCGGCGGTGTCGTCGTACGCGACCTGGATCTGCACGGCGTTGGAGCCGTACACGGCGCTGGTCGCGGGCCACTGCCCCTCGGGGAGCAGTTGGACGAACGGCTCGTCGGCGAAGGCCTTCTCATAGGCCGCCCGCACGGACTCGGCGGTCACACCCGGCTTCGCCCGCGCGCTGGAGGTGGCGAGGATGCCGCGTGGCATCGGGGCGAGCGTCGGCGTGAAGGAGACGGTGACGGAGGTACCGGCGGCGGCGCTCAGATTCTGGATCATCTCGGGCGTGTGCCGGTGCGCGCCCCCCACTCCGTAGGGCGACATGCTGCCCATGACCTCGGAGCCGAGGAGGTGCGGCTTGGCGGCCTTGCCCGCGCCGGAGGTGCCCGACGCGGCGACGATCACGGCCTCCGCCTCGACGAGGTCCGCCGCGTACGCGGGGAAGAGCGCGAGCGAGACGGCGGTCGGGTAACAGCCGGGGACGGCGATGCGCTTGGCGCCCGCCAACGCGGCGCGTCCGCCCGGCAGTTCGGGAAGGCCGTAGGGCCAGGTGCCGGCGTGCGGGCTGCCGTAGAACTTCTCCCAGTCCCCCGCGTCCTTCAGCCGGAAGTCGGCGCCCATGTCGACGACGAGGACGCCCTGGCCGAGCTGCTCGGCGACGGCGGCGGACTGCCCGTGGGGCAGCGCGAGGAACACGACGTCGTGCCCCGCGAGAACCTCCGCGGTGGTCGGCTCCAGGACCCGCTCGGCGAGCGGAAGCAGATGCGGCTGGAGCGCGCCCAGGCGCTGCCCCGCGTTCGTGTTCCCGGTCAGGGCGCCGATCTCCACCTCGGGGTGGGCGAGCAGCAGACGCAGCAATTCGCCGCCCGCATACCCGCTCGCCCCTGCCACTGCTGCGCGTACCGCCATGGAACCCTCCTCTTGGATGGCATGACTATACGCAGAGCTGCACTTTTATGCAATGGCGCTCCGGTAGTCGTACGGCCTCTCCGCCGCGAGGACGAGGCGGATGCGCCCACGGGGCGACGCCCCGGCCACGCCACCTCGACCAGCCTGGGTCGCATGCCGAGAACACCTGCGTTACCGAACGTGCCGCGCTGGGCCCGACTCGCCGCGACGGGGGCCGCGCTGACCAACGTGCCCTCGGCGCTGTGGCGCGTCGCCATCGCCGTCGGCGTCCCCGTGGGGCTGGCACAGTCCGAGTACGACCAGATGCACGCCCCGGGCTGGGGGTCGTACTACCTCGTCGGCCTCAGTCTGGTCTCCGAGTTCTTCGGGTTCCTCGCCCTTGGTCTCGTACGGAGCTGGGGCGAGACCTGGCCGCGCTGGATCCCGTATCTCCGTGGCCGCCGGGTGCCCGTCATGGTGGCCACCACCCTGGCGGGCCTCGGCGCGCTGGCCACGACGGTCTTCGGGGCACTGTTCGTCCACACGTCCATCAACGCGGCGGACATGGCGGCCAGCGCCTGGGGCACATGGCTGCTCAACATCGTCTACGCTCCCCTGCTCCTCTGGGGCCCGCTGCTGGGGGCGGTGACGGTGCACTACTACCGGCGCCGGACCTACGTGGTCCAGGGATGATTGCCCCTGTGCATGAGGATGAGAACGGGCGCGAGGGCCCGCGGTACACCCTGGCCGGGACCGGCGACGGCCATGTCTGGGGCGTCTGCGCCGAAGTGGGGGGACTCTTCGGGGAACCCGACCGCGAGACGTACGAACTGTCCGGCTGGGTTCCGGAGGCTTCCGGCGTACCCGCGTGGGTGGGCAGCCGGGTGTGGCTGGTGCCGGAGGACGACGCACTCGACGCCTGGCTGCTGGAGGACGCGGAGAGTTCGGGGCAACTCCCCGGAGCGGACGGCCTGTTGCTCACCGGTCTGGACGACTACGAGGGACCGCCCGAGAAGTACAGGGGTCGCGTGCGCGTGCACGACGGGCACCGCTGGTTGGGCTCCTGCCGCGAGTTCACCCACGTCCTCTCGTCCGAGCAGCCGCCCTCGCTCGTCCTGCGGGGGCTCGCGCCGAGCGACCGGCTGAGGGCGGCGCTGGTGAAGGGCACCCGGCGGGCGCTGGATCTGGAGGAGGCGGCTCTGGAGATCCGGGACGCACAGGGTGAGCCGCTCACCGACCGGCTGCTGCGGGCCACCGTCAGCGGCTGGCGCCCCTCCTCCCAGGGGGCGGGCCTGATCGACCTGGAACTCGACGGAGGCCGCCTCTTCACACCCGTTCCCGAATACGCCCGGCCGGTCTGGGAGCGGTGGTTCGCCGGACCACCGGACGCCGTGAACGCCTGGGCCGGCCTCGACACCCGCCGCCGCGGGGCCTGGCACGACCTCGTCCGGGAGCGGGGCTGCCGGCGAACCCACCACCACGACCGGCCGGCCGGGCACACCTACGAACTCGACGGGCGGCACATCACCGACGAACCCGCCCTCTATCTGGCGCTCGGCGAGGCGGTCAACGGCCCGGGGGGCTACTTCGGCGGCTGCCTCGCCGCCCTGCGCGAATGCCTGGGCGGCACCTTCGGCTACACCGCCCCCGCCACCCTGCTGTGGCGCGACGCCGCGACCGCCCACGAGCACCTTTCCCACGCCCTGACACCGGACGGCCGGCCCTACGACCTGTTCGCCGCGGTCCTCGACACCCTGTCCGAGCGCGGCATGGCCGTCACCCTGGCCTGAGCAGTCGCGCGGCCGGCGGCGATCTCGTCGTACAAGCCGCCGCGCCCCCGCCGCCGATAATTCGCGTGCCCCCCGCTTCGGGCGCGTTACCTTCGGCCCTATGAACGTCACCGGCCGAAGCCGTACCGCGACCGCGCGAGCGACCAGCTCGCCGGTTGCCGCCGCCTGACGTACGTCCTCATCCCACCGGCGACCGGAAACGGCCCGCCGGTGGATCCGTGGTCTCCCCTCCCGGTTCCGGTGTTCCGCGGGCCGTCGCCCGGCGCCTCCCCAGCCGCGACGCCAAGGAGCCACTCCCATGAAGACCGTTCCCATGAGCACCGAGCGAGTCGTCCGTACGTTCGTCGAGTACTACGAGGACCGCGGGCACCGCCGGATCACCGGCTCGACGCTGCTGCCACCGTCCGGTGGCCCGGTGCTCTTCACCACCTCGGGCATGCATCCGCTCATCCCCTACCTGGCGGGGCGCCCGCACCCCCTGGGCCGACGACTCGTCAACGTACAGCGCTGTCTGCGCACGACGGACCTGGAGGAGGTCGGCGACCCCACCCATCTGACCGTCTTCGAGATGCTCGGCACCTGGTCGCTCGGCGACTACGAGGGTCCGCGGAGCCTCGACTGGGGGTACTGGCTGCTCACCGAGGGGTTCGGTGTCGATCCGGGGCTGCTGCACGCCACGGCCTTCGGCGGTGACGAGCGGACCGGGCCCGATACCGCCTCCGTGGAGCTGTGGCAGGAACGCGGGGTCCCCGTGGAGCTGACCGTCGAGGACAACTGGTGGCCCAGCGGGCCGACCGGCCCGTGCGGCCCCGACTCGGAGATCTTCCTGTGGACGGGCGAGGGCCCGCCGGAGTCGACGCCCACGCGCGACGACCGCTGGGTGGAGGTGTGGAACCACGTGATGATGCGCCACCGCCGGCTCGCCGACGGTTCGCTCGTGCCGCTGGCCCAGCGCAATGTCGACACCGGTCTCGGCCTGGAACGGCTGGCCTCGCTGCTCCAGGGCCGCACCTCGGTGTTCGAGTGCGACGTCTTCGAGCCCTGGCGCCGGCTCGTGCCGGGGCTGTGGCCGCTGGACGAGCCGTCACTGCGGCTGGTCTGTGATCATCTGCGCTCGGCCGTGGTGGTGATCGGCGACGGAGTGCGTCCGGCCGCCGGAGGGCGCGGCTATGTGCTGCGCCGCCTGGTGCGGCGGGTGCTCACCGTGCTCTGGCGGGACGACCCCTCACGCGGCCTCGGGGACCTCCCGGACGAGCTGGTCCCGCACACCCTGGACCGCTTCCGGCAGGACACCGACCCGGGTGAGGTGCGCCGGGTGCTGCTGGACGAGGAGCGCCGGTTCCGGCGGCTCCTGGAGCGCGGCCGGCAGGTGCTTGCCCGGCCCCGCTTCCACGGCTCGCTGGACGAGGAGGACTTCCGCTATCTGCACGACACCCACGGCCTGCCGCGGGACCTCGTGCTGAGCCTGCGGTCGACGGGCTGAGGGCGTCCGTCAGGAGCGGGGGCCGGTCAGGAGCGGGCGTTCTCGTCGGCGCGGGCCGCCCGCTTCTGGGCGTCCTCCGCCTGCTTCTCCTTGATACGCACCGCTTCCTTGCGGACCTCGGCCTGCGTGGCGCGCTCCTGGCGCAGCCAGCCGGGCATCTCGTCCTTCAGCGCGTCGATCTGCTCCGTGGTGAGCGGCTCGGTGACCCCGCCGCGGGCGAGGCCCGCGATGGAGACGCCGAGCTTGGCTGCGACGACGGGGCGGGGGTGCGGGCCGTTGCGGCGCAGTTCCTGGAGCCACTCGGGCGGGTCGGTCTGGAGCGCGTTCAGCTCAGCGCGCGTGACGAGACCCTCCTGGAACTCGGCGGGGGTGGCCTCGAGGTACACACCCAGCTTCTTCGCCGCGGTCGCGGGCTTCATGGTCTGGGTGGTCTGGTGCGACGTCATGGTGTCAAGGGTATCGAGCATGTGCGCTACTTCCGACCACGACCGGTAGCCTGGCGAGGTGACAGGCTCGGAAGTAACCCCTTCGTTCCGGCTCGCCTACGTCCCGGGGGTGACGCCCACCAAGTGGGTGCGTATCTGGAACGAGCGGCTGCCCGACATCCCGCTGACCCTTCTCCAGGTCTCCCCCGCCGAGGCGGCCGACGTGCTGCGGGCCGGTGGCGCCGACGCCGGATTCGTACGACTGCCGGTCGACCGTACGGACCTCAGCGCGATCCCCCTCTACGCCGAGACGACGGTCGTCGTGATCCCCAAGGACCACGTCGTGGCGGCGGTCGACGAGGTGTCGCCCGAGGACCTCGCCGACGAGGTCGTGTTCCACCCGCTCGACGAGACGCTGGAGTGGGAGCAGCGGCCCGGGGTGCCGGCCGCCGAGCGCCCCGAGACGACGGCCGACGCCGTCGAGCTGGTCGCCGCGGGCGTGGGGGTGCTCGTCGTCCCGCAGTCCCTGGCGCGCCTGCACCACCGCAAGGACCTCACCTACCGCATGGTCACCGGCGCCCCCGAGTCGCGCGTGGCCCTGGCCTGGCCGGAGGCCGAGACCACGGATCTGGTCGAGGACTTCATCGGCATCGTCCGTGGCCGCACGGTCAACAGCTCACGGGGCCGTACCCAGACCCCGGCGAAGGACAAGGCCCCAGCGAAGGACAAGGCCCCGGCCAAGGCCAAGCCCGCCGGCAGGACAGGGGCCAAGGCGGGCGACAAGGGCCGTCGCGGGGCGCCCGCCCGGCAGTCGAAGGGCGCCAAGCCGGCCGCCAGGCGCGGGAAGCCCCGCCGCCGGCCGTAACCGGGGTGACGTACGCGAGAGGGGCCTCCCGCCGCAGTGGCGGGAGGCCCCTCCTTCATGGGCGCCGGAGCGTCAGCTCAGGATCGCGAGCGCCTGGTTGAGCGTCGCGGACGGGCGCATGACCGCGGAGGCCTTGGCCACGTCCGGCTGGTAGTAGCCGCCGATGTCGGCCGGGGAGCCCTGCACCGCGATCAGCTCGTCGACGATGGTCTGCTCCTGCTCGGCCAGCGTCTTGGCCAGGGCCGTGAACGCCTCGGCGAGCTGGGTGTCCTCGGTCTGCTTGGCCAGCTCCTGCGCCCAGTACAGGGCGAGGTAGAAGTGGCTGCCGCGGTTGTCGATGCCACCGAGGCGGCGGCTCGGCGACTTGTCGTTCTCCAGGAACGTGGCGGTGGCGCGGTCCAGGGTGTCGGCGAGGATCTGCGCGCGGGCGTTGTCCGTGGTGGTGGCGAGGTGCTCGAAGCTCACCGCGAGGGCCAGGAACTCGCCCAGGCTGTCCCAGCGCAGGTAGTTCTCCTTGACCAGCTGCTGGACGTGCTTCGGGGCGGAGCCGCCGGCGCCCGTCTCGAAGAGGCCGCCGCCGTTCATCAGCGGGACGACCGACAGCATCTTGGCGCTGGTGCCCAGCTCCAGGATCGGGAACAGGTCGGTGAGGTAGTCGCGCAGCACGTTGCCGGTGACGGAGATGGTGTCCTCGCCGCGGCGGATGCGCTCCAGGGAGAACGCGGTGGCCTCGACCGGCGACATGATCCGGATGTCCAGGCCGTCGGTGTCGTGGTCGGCGAGGTACCGCTCGACCTTGCCGATGAGCACGGCGTCGTGGGCGCGGGTGTCGTCCAGCCAGAACACGGCCGGGCTGCCGGTCGCGCGGGCGCGGGTGACGGCGAGCTTGACCCAGTCCTGGATCGGCAGGTCCTTGGTCTGGCACATGCGGAAGATGTCACCGGCGGCGACGGTCTGCTCCAGGACGACGTTGCCGGCGGCGTCGACGACGCGCACGGTGCCGGTGGCCGGGACCTCGAACGTCTTGTCGTGGCTGCCGTACTCCTCGGCCTTCTGCGCCATCAGGCCGACGTTCGGGACGGAGCCCATGGTCGACGGGTCGAAGGCGCCGTTGGCGCGGCAGTCGTCGATGACGACCTGGTAGATGCCCGCGTAGCTGCTGTCCGGGAGGACGGCCAGGGTGTCGTGCTCCTCGCCGTCCGGGCCCCACATGTGGCCGGAGGTGCGGATCATGGCGGGCATGGAGGCGTCGACGATGACGTCGCTCGGGACGTGCAGGTTGGAGATGCCCTTGTCGGAGTCGACCATGGCCAGCTCCGGGCCCTCGGCCAGCTCGGCCTCGAAGGACGCCTTGATCTTCTCGCCCTCGGGGAGCGAGTCCAGGCCCTTGAAGATGCCGCCCAGACCGTCGTTCGGGGTCAGGCCGGCGGCGGCGAGGGTCTCGCCGTGCGCGGCGAAGGTCTTCGGGAAGAAGGCGCGGACCACGTGGCCGAAGACGATCGGGTCGGAGACCTTCATCATCGTGGCCTTGAGGTGCACGGAGAAGAGGACGCCCTCGGCCTTGGCGCGGGCGACCTGCTCCTTGAGGAACTCGCGCAGCGCGGCGACGCGCATGACGGAGGCGTCGACGACCTCGTCCGCGAGGACCGGTACGGACTCGCGCAGGACGGTGGTGGAGCCGTCGTCACCGACCAGCTCGATGCGCAGCGAACCGGCCTCGGTGATCACCGCGGACTTCTCGGTGGAGCGGAAGTCGTTCTCGCCCATGGTGGCGACGTTCGTCTTCGAGTCGGCCGTCCAGGCGCCCATGCGGTGCGGGTGCGCCTTGGCGTAGTTCTTGACCGACGCGGGGGCGCGGCGGTCGGAGTTGCCCTCGCGCAGGACCGGGTTGACGGCGCTGCCCTTGACCTTGTCGTAGCGGGCGCGGATGTCGCGCTCCTCGTCGGTCTTCGGGTCGTCCGGGTAGTCGGGGAGCGCGTAGCCCTGGCCCTGCAACTCGGCGATCGCGGCCTTCAGCTGCGGGATCGAGGCCGAGATGTTGGGCAGCTTGATGATGTTCGCCCCGGGCGTCTTGGCGAGTTCGCCCAGCTCGGCGAGGGCGTCGTTGATGCGCTGGCCCTCCTCGAGACGCTCGGGGAAGCTCGCGATGATCCGCCCCGCGAGCGAGATGTCACGGGTCTCCACGCCGACACCGGCCGTCGATGCGTAGGCCTGGACCACCGGCAAGAACGAATGGGTCGCCAGGGCCGGGGCCTCGTCAGTGTGGGTGTAGATGATGGTCGAGTCAGTCACCGGGTGCTCCGCTCCGCGTCTGCAACATTGCTCGACATCAAGATATCTCCTACCTCCCCCCTGCCGGACAGGGCCCCAAGGACCCCAATCTGAGTAGACACTGTCTACTCAATGGAGTAGACAGTGTCTACGAAGATGGTACGGGTATCGAAGGTGGCGAAGGCTGTGAGGGTGATGAAGGAACACGACGAACGCCACGAAGGCGATGCCGGGCTGCGGGCCCGGCTCGTGAGGACGGGCGTCGAGCTGGTCGAGGCCGAGGGCGTGCAGGCGCTGACCCTGCGGGAGATCGCCCGTAGGGCAGGGGTCTCGCACGGGGCGCCCCGGCGGTACTTCCCCACCCATGTCGCCCTGCTGTCGGCGATCGCGCGACGGGGCTTCGCGGAGCTGGCGGCCGAGGTCGAGAGGGCCGCGGTGCAGGGCGGCGCGCGTACGCGGTTGAAGGCGCTGAGCCGTGCCTACCTCGGTTACGCGGCGGCCCACCGCGGCATGTTCGAGCTGATGTTCCGCCACGACCTCCTGGAGAGCGGCGCACTGGGCCTGCGGGAGACCACCCTGCCGCTCTTCGACACACTGGTCGGCCTGGTCGCCGACGCCCGCCCGGCGTCCGGCGCGGGGGCGCGGGTCGTCGCGGGCGCGCTCTGGGCGAACCTGCACGGCATCGCCCAGCTGTGGGAGTGGGGCAGTCTGGGACTCGCGACCGGGGCGGCGGATGTGGAGCCGCTGATCGAGGCCGCGCTGGAGGCGCACCTCGGACCGGAGGCCTCGTGAGGTCCGGCACCGG
This window contains:
- a CDS encoding TetR/AcrR family transcriptional regulator, producing the protein MKEHDERHEGDAGLRARLVRTGVELVEAEGVQALTLREIARRAGVSHGAPRRYFPTHVALLSAIARRGFAELAAEVERAAVQGGARTRLKALSRAYLGYAAAHRGMFELMFRHDLLESGALGLRETTLPLFDTLVGLVADARPASGAGARVVAGALWANLHGIAQLWEWGSLGLATGAADVEPLIEAALEAHLGPEAS
- a CDS encoding NADP-dependent isocitrate dehydrogenase produces the protein MTDSTIIYTHTDEAPALATHSFLPVVQAYASTAGVGVETRDISLAGRIIASFPERLEEGQRINDALAELGELAKTPGANIIKLPNISASIPQLKAAIAELQGQGYALPDYPDDPKTDEERDIRARYDKVKGSAVNPVLREGNSDRRAPASVKNYAKAHPHRMGAWTADSKTNVATMGENDFRSTEKSAVITEAGSLRIELVGDDGSTTVLRESVPVLADEVVDASVMRVAALREFLKEQVARAKAEGVLFSVHLKATMMKVSDPIVFGHVVRAFFPKTFAAHGETLAAAGLTPNDGLGGIFKGLDSLPEGEKIKASFEAELAEGPELAMVDSDKGISNLHVPSDVIVDASMPAMIRTSGHMWGPDGEEHDTLAVLPDSSYAGIYQVVIDDCRANGAFDPSTMGSVPNVGLMAQKAEEYGSHDKTFEVPATGTVRVVDAAGNVVLEQTVAAGDIFRMCQTKDLPIQDWVKLAVTRARATGSPAVFWLDDTRAHDAVLIGKVERYLADHDTDGLDIRIMSPVEATAFSLERIRRGEDTISVTGNVLRDYLTDLFPILELGTSAKMLSVVPLMNGGGLFETGAGGSAPKHVQQLVKENYLRWDSLGEFLALAVSFEHLATTTDNARAQILADTLDRATATFLENDKSPSRRLGGIDNRGSHFYLALYWAQELAKQTEDTQLAEAFTALAKTLAEQEQTIVDELIAVQGSPADIGGYYQPDVAKASAVMRPSATLNQALAILS